From Thermodesulfobacteriota bacterium, the proteins below share one genomic window:
- a CDS encoding phosphoribosylaminoimidazolesuccinocarboxamide synthase, whose translation MVETNLSGMKSVGRGKVRDIYEVDGKILLVASDRLSAFDVVLPDGIPGKGKVLTQLSAFWFRMLEDIVPNHMISIDVEEYPAPARPHAETLRGRSMLCRKAEPFPVECVVRGYLSGSGWAEYRQGGEVCGIKLPKGLQESDRLPEPLFTPATKEEKGKHDENISFERMVGIVGEETAKKVRSIAVGLYEKAAAYALSKGIIIADTKFELGMADGRLILIDEALTPDSSRFWPADEYRPGGPQKSFDKQFVRDYLLTLPWNKTAPGPRLPADVVEKTALKYREALTILTGKDIE comes from the coding sequence GTGGTAGAGACGAATCTTTCCGGCATGAAATCGGTCGGGCGCGGCAAGGTCAGGGACATCTACGAGGTGGACGGGAAGATCCTCCTGGTCGCTTCGGACCGGTTATCCGCCTTCGATGTGGTGCTCCCGGACGGGATCCCGGGGAAAGGGAAGGTGCTCACCCAGCTCTCCGCGTTCTGGTTCCGGATGCTGGAGGACATCGTCCCCAACCACATGATCAGCATCGACGTGGAGGAGTACCCGGCCCCCGCGCGCCCGCACGCGGAGACGCTGCGCGGCCGCTCCATGCTGTGCAGGAAGGCGGAGCCGTTCCCCGTCGAGTGCGTCGTCCGCGGGTACCTGTCCGGCTCAGGGTGGGCGGAATACCGGCAGGGCGGCGAGGTGTGCGGCATCAAGCTTCCGAAGGGGCTGCAGGAGTCGGACCGGCTCCCGGAACCGCTCTTCACGCCGGCCACCAAGGAGGAGAAGGGGAAGCACGACGAGAACATCTCCTTCGAGCGGATGGTCGGGATCGTGGGGGAGGAGACGGCGAAGAAGGTCCGCTCCATCGCCGTCGGGCTGTACGAGAAGGCCGCCGCGTACGCGCTATCGAAGGGTATCATCATCGCCGACACGAAGTTCGAGCTGGGGATGGCGGACGGCCGGCTGATCCTGATCGACGAGGCGCTCACCCCCGATTCCTCGAGGTTTTGGCCCGCCGACGAGTATCGGCCGGGAGGGCCGCAGAAGAGCTTCGACAAGCAGTTCGTGCGCGACTACCTCCTGACCCTTCCGTGGAACAAGACGGCCCCGGGGCCGCGTCTGCCCGCGGACGTGGTGGAGAAGACCGCGCTCAAATACCGTGAGGCGCTCACGATCCTCACGGGAAAAGACATCGAATAA